From Acinetobacter lwoffii, a single genomic window includes:
- a CDS encoding DUF4391 domain-containing protein: MSLLDDFLNQLNIPEKCKVDKTVFKKLFEQANDGHKNILDAKDRECLKKDISKITWLYSFKPSTLNIPVYQTEIREYLEVAVLLVEVEDKKNIERIQQFFNRCIPYPLVILFHFKNEEEDCLSFGVIHKRTNQSDNEKWVLEESIISSWLNSAQLSVVEQKFLESMQLSQLSFQSFYHFYDSIKARLIALQCARYSGSFELSSQDDHLSTESRASALKNLIELEKRQVEISNKLKKEKQLGRQVELNVQLHKLKDEIQSIVRCI, encoded by the coding sequence ATGAGTTTACTCGATGATTTTTTGAATCAGTTAAATATCCCTGAAAAATGCAAAGTAGATAAGACCGTCTTTAAGAAACTATTTGAACAGGCAAATGATGGTCATAAAAATATTTTAGATGCAAAAGATAGAGAATGTTTAAAAAAGGATATATCCAAAATTACGTGGTTATATAGTTTTAAACCGAGCACGCTCAACATTCCTGTGTACCAAACTGAAATTCGTGAATATTTAGAAGTCGCGGTCTTACTGGTGGAAGTCGAGGATAAAAAGAACATAGAAAGGATTCAGCAGTTTTTTAATCGTTGTATTCCTTATCCATTAGTGATCTTATTTCATTTTAAAAATGAAGAAGAGGATTGCCTCAGTTTTGGTGTAATCCATAAGCGTACCAATCAGTCTGATAATGAAAAATGGGTACTTGAAGAAAGTATCATTTCATCTTGGCTGAATTCAGCACAATTGTCGGTAGTGGAGCAGAAATTTTTAGAAAGCATGCAACTATCTCAGTTATCATTCCAAAGCTTTTATCATTTTTATGATTCGATAAAAGCACGCCTAATTGCCTTACAATGTGCAAGATATAGTGGCTCTTTTGAGCTTTCATCACAGGATGATCATCTCTCCACAGAGAGTCGTGCGAGTGCTTTGAAAAATTTAATTGAATTGGAAAAAAGACAAGTAGAAATCTCCAATAAATTAAAGAAAGAAAAGCAGCTAGGTCGACAGGTTGAGCTTAATGTTCAGCTACATAAGCTGAAAGATGAAATTCAGTCGATTGTTCGTTGTATATAG